The Vulcanimicrobium alpinum sequence GATCGCATCAACGTACGGCGCGAAGAGCGGCCATTCCGCGGCCGGGATCACCGCCTTGGCGCGTTCGTAGACGGGTCGCGTCCGGGCTTCGATCTCGGGGGTGAAGGGAAGCGTGTCGATCATCGGGACCTCGAGTTTCTCTAACCCTGAGATAAAGCCTCGGGTTCCGTTCCTACCGGATTCCGATCCCGGGATCGGGACGCTCCGCCAGCACGTCGGGACGGAAGCGGTAGATCTTCGCGGGTCGGCCGCCGCTCGGGCGGCGCTCCCCCGTCTCCTCGACGATCCCGGAGTCCTCGACGAGCCGCCGGAAGTTGGGGCCGTGCAGGACGCGGCCCGCGAGCGCTTCGACGGTGTGCTGGAGTTCGCTCAGCGAGAACGCGCCGGGAACCAGCTCGAACACGATCGGCCGGTAGGCGATCTTTCCGCGGATGCGTCCGATCGCGGTGGCCAGGATGCGCCGATGGTCGAGTTCCATCGGCATGCCGAACGCCGCGTCACGGCCGCCCGCTTCGGCTACCGCCCCGAGTTCGTAGAGCAGCTCGTACCGCTCGAGCACGGCCTCGTCGTTCCAGGCGGCGCCGTCGATCCCGAACAGCACCCGCGCCCGCTCGCGCAGCGGCGCATCGCCCCGGCGGGAGCGCGCGCGCACGAACCTCGCCGCCGCTGTGCGCTCCGCGGCGTCGGCGCGCTGGTCTTCCCACGGCAAGTGTGCGTACCAATCGTGCCAGGCCACACCCGACGGTGCGGCGTGCGCGGCGTCGACGCCGACGAGCGCGAGATAGCCGACGCTGACCAGACGCGGTCCGCCGGCGGCTTCGCGCGGATCGCGATCGCGATCGCCGAACGTGTAGAGCTGCTCGAGATAGCCGACGCGCAAGCCCGTCTGTTCGCCGATCAGCCGCCGCGCCGCAAGCTCGAGCGTGCGATCCGTCTCCGGCGCGAAATCACCCGACGGCAGACGCGGCGCACCGGCGACCGTGAGGACGCGCGGCGTCTCGCCCGCGACCGAGACGATGACCGCGTCGATCTGCAGGCGTACGCCGGCGTGCCGCACGCGCCGCTACGGGAATCCGAGATCGCAGTAGATGCGTTCCCAGTCGAACACCAATTCCGCAAACGGTGCGAGCGTCCACGTCCCGCGCGCCGCGCGCCGCTCGAGCGTTCCGCCGGCTCGATGGAGGTCGACGCACCGCGCCTCGGGCTCGAGCACGACGACCACGGTCGAGCCGAACGCAAGGTAGGTCGCGACCTTCGCGGCGATGCGGGGCGAGCGGTCCGCCGGCGAGCGGATCTCCACGGCGATATCCGGCGCGGCGCGCGGCCGCTGCGCCTCGTCACTCAGATCGAGCGGGAACCGGGCTGCGGAAAGGTACGCGACGTCGGGCAGCAACGAGGTCCACGTTCCGTCGCTGCTTTGAAAGTAAAAGCGGATCTCCGCGCCGACGCTCCCGCGGCCTTCCGCCCAGGCATCGAGCTGCGCGGCGATGCGGACGGCAAGGATGCCGTGATAGTGCTTCGGGCTCACGTCGGGCTGGCGCTCGCCGTCGATGACTTCGCGATACG is a genomic window containing:
- a CDS encoding NUDIX hydrolase, with the translated sequence MRHAGVRLQIDAVIVSVAGETPRVLTVAGAPRLPSGDFAPETDRTLELAARRLIGEQTGLRVGYLEQLYTFGDRDRDPREAAGGPRLVSVGYLALVGVDAAHAAPSGVAWHDWYAHLPWEDQRADAAERTAAARFVRARSRRGDAPLRERARVLFGIDGAAWNDEAVLERYELLYELGAVAEAGGRDAAFGMPMELDHRRILATAIGRIRGKIAYRPIVFELVPGAFSLSELQHTVEALAGRVLHGPNFRRLVEDSGIVEETGERRPSGGRPAKIYRFRPDVLAERPDPGIGIR
- a CDS encoding Uma2 family endonuclease; amino-acid sequence: MVETIPPWLLALDARKPYREVIDGERQPDVSPKHYHGILAVRIAAQLDAWAEGRGSVGAEIRFYFQSSDGTWTSLLPDVAYLSAARFPLDLSDEAQRPRAAPDIAVEIRSPADRSPRIAAKVATYLAFGSTVVVVLEPEARCVDLHRAGGTLERRAARGTWTLAPFAELVFDWERIYCDLGFP